One genomic region from Dermacentor variabilis isolate Ectoservices chromosome 6, ASM5094787v1, whole genome shotgun sequence encodes:
- the LOC142585998 gene encoding nuclear receptor 2C2-associated protein, whose amino-acid sequence MMNLIDKNTTVRVSSVLNRDITNFGKKHLTDGNRDTCWNSDQGTPQWICLDFAAPVAPSEIHLQFQGGFAGKEVQIELVTASSGATTCFGIFPEDSNALQKFLLQLDNPVGRMRIVFRSSTDMFGRIVLYHLAISGKKSNA is encoded by the exons ATGATGAACTTAATCGATAAAAATACGACCGTTCG GGTGAGCTCTGTACTCAACAGGGACATTACAAACTTCGGCAAGAAGCACCTCACTGATGGAAACCGCGACACCTGTTGGAACTCGGACCAG GGAACACCTCAGTGGATCTGTTTAGATTTTGCTGCACCTGTTGCGCCTTCCGAAATTCACCTGCAGTTTCAAGGTGGATTTGCTGGCAAAGAAGTGCAGATAGAACTGGTTACTGCTAGTTCCGGCGCAACGACGTGTTTTGGCATATTCCCAGAAGATAGCAATGCGTTGCAAA AGTTTCTTTTGCAGCTGGACAATCCAGTGGGAAGGATGCGGATAGTGTTTCGCTCGAGCACAGACATGTTTGGCCGGATCGTGCTGTATCATCTGGCAATTTCTGGGAAAAAATCGAATGCGTAA